In Gymnogyps californianus isolate 813 chromosome 6, ASM1813914v2, whole genome shotgun sequence, a single window of DNA contains:
- the LOC127017948 gene encoding homeobox protein vent1-like has translation MNQAELPLAEAKPHGVRPHICCAPPPRAPTSLGSTPLLVRAEPRRGGPRPSQPADSEPCAAERGRDSPREPTDPYPSEPGPDGGWLSADESSGYESESAGGDRAAAAAAGGTRGRQRRARTAFTSEQVCRLEKTFQRQKYLGASERRKLAAALQLSEIQIKTWFQNRRMKLKRQIQDHQHSLVSPAPLYSYPPGTPPALFQDGLHYPFAPQHQRLLPLTPVPAVQFSFSFPRYDASQSTYRFMADELPYYRQHFLPHPSFHPVIQNKMDKQCHPVYAL, from the exons ATGAACCAGGCCGAACTCCCTTTGGCAGAGGCCAAACCCCACGGGGTCAGGCCCCACATCTGCTGcgcgccccctccccgcgcccccaCGTCGCTCGGCAGTACCCCCCTTCTAGTCAGAGCCGAGCCCCGACGCGGGGGGCCGCGGCCAAGCCAGCCCGCGGACAGCGAGCCCTgcgcggcggagcggggccgaGACAGTCCCCGGGAGCCTACCGACCCGTACCCGTCGGAGCCAG GCCCCGACGGCGGCTGGCTGAGCGCCGACGAGTCCTCGGGCTACGAGAGCGAGAGCGCGGGCGGGGAtcgggccgcggcggcggcggcgggcgggacccgcgggcggcagcggcgggcgcgGACCGCCTTCACCTCAGAGCAGGTCTGCCGGCTGGAGAAGACCTTCCAGCGCCAGAAGTACCTGGGGGCCTCGGAGCGGAGGAAGCTGGCGGCTGCCTTGCAGCTCTCGGAGATCCAG ATCAAGACCTGGTTTCAGAACCGGAGGATGAAGCTGAAGAGACAGATACAGGACCACCAGCACAGCCTCGTGTCTCCTGCTCCACTCTACAGCTATCCCCCGGGGACCCCACCAGCTCTGTTTCAGGATGGTCTCCACTACCCCTTTGCTCCACAGCACCAGAGACTCCTGCCTCTTACCCCGGTGCCTGCTGTGCAGTtcagcttctcctttcccaGATATGATGCATCGCAAAGCACCTACCGCTTTATGGCAGATGAGCTGCCGTACTACCGTCAACACTTTCTTCCTCATCCTTCTTTCCATCCAGTTATTCAGAACAAAATGGACAAGCAATGCCACCCTGTATATGCATTatag